A region of Zeugodacus cucurbitae isolate PBARC_wt_2022May chromosome 5, idZeuCucr1.2, whole genome shotgun sequence DNA encodes the following proteins:
- the LOC105208954 gene encoding uncharacterized protein LOC105208954 isoform X1 yields MDKPLTKVNQSNESSISTTGTTGSPQFSDTLENNVKYMNLNFVDNSESSSQAKDQGIDFQKLPQTFDAAAPKATKPPPSKILPSNIPLPGKFDNQKQKIACTLKEKSLLEMGFKTNEIQGWEDIVQPPKENLYKLLRNMIDNHIKPNVQIRIGGVTFNCHMMVLQCYSDFFMECNNEVLIQLPEEKITPGAFMMVYDWMLAEEPLVQREGILELFNAANFLRIKNLVNQCWLCLDDDVRFREDTAFLLYLEARNYSLESLEQLMLTRICKFFLTLVASKEYLELATKEICTLLSSNTIGVNSEIEIFMSVVRWLNYNWEEREPDMLQVVKCVRFSLMPPWFLVTLNKNIDCVEIDRIASHPEVKRMINDGISYTTTQLYYGENREEFLHFLERYQLIAPVQRQWVFDKECSYHHRLECPNMQYVTYKSFLEYLEMIHTIGKDYWRSLEMAKGVEKSMQCCVRSDCRKLNEQNLATVFTMQCRDQGVQVETSLRQRKPLLRDQRCFGDHMTTMVNSASLKNLSKITTSQVLPSTASSCYEFPYRMQQDQHHHKHQRYPQRYAQFQELDPQPFKYSYQCSNQINNNNTNEDKAMPNELHEMNYDVHCILNDDCEANNEVHHCIEDGWMERGVSNTAESAVDGHKTMAQPLRLHTKRSQKLSNNTVDTKPKTFLSRIECRNEPLMGQQQHVTQIMQTPQFGLPTVEEVEFKAIKGRKILIFGGIDPYCQHCQHDKVMALQQQQQQRKRTQTVGGSDADILEPSHYANGIGGCSACGGLNPQFNPMDNYGDRVLYYDAGAVQWKHLCYLPFGSRHHHAAVVCNGLIYIIGGTKTALGCTKKSIFEKSVWSFDPLTLKWTFESNLPELRRDFAAIVSDEYCGGEVACEHCKGIKEQQKQRNVKCVNGFFVIGGEGVNGTALRTVWYYNVLRKTWKKKATLHVGRYGLMAAMVNNEIWIAGGIIETKTRASDNYEGFVATSMPTADANIQGAMNGGDRADNGGSGDSFAVEATKSAVVDVITDTMEYYSLKCAYSDEYVSDVPMAKVNDVNGDAVAIAATAAAASDGTQPTIGHMGRSFESGRWIKAKQRLRIPRLFGKFCRPSDNELYVVGGIGFDSNNILTSLSSVDQYDFGEGHWHHYGDIKLARHGHDIATLNDRIVVVGGVSTIAKCTLTKVETFCMKTRRSFKDMPELPWPLSGCAVLALD; encoded by the exons ATGGATAAGCCGCTGACTAAGGTAAACCAG AGCAATGAGTCGAGCATTTCAACCACCGGTACCACGGGTTCACCACAGTTTTCCGACACTTTAGAGAACAATGTCAAGTACATGAA TTTAAATTTCGTCGACAATTCAGAGTCCTCCAGTCAAGCCAAAGACCAGGGCATTGATTTTCAAAAGCTTCCAC AAACCTTCGATGCTGCTGCGCCCAAAGCCACAAAACCACCACCCAGTAAGATACTACCGTCCAATATACCGTTACCGGGCAAGTTTGACaatcaaaaacagaaaattgcCTGCACGCTGAAGGAGAAATCGCTACTCGAAATGGGTTTCAAAACCAATGAGATACAGGGTTGGGAAGATATTGTACAGCCGCCCAAAGAGAATCTCTACAAACTGTTACGCAACATGATTGACAACCACATCAAACCGAATGTGCAGATACGCATCGGTGGCGTGACCTTCAACTGTCACATGATGGTGCTGCAGTGCTACTCGGACTTCTTCATGGAATGCAACAACGAGGTGCTAATACAATTGCCCGAAGAAAAGATAACACCGGGCGCCTTTATGATGGTCTACGACTGGATGTTGGCCGAGGAACCGTTGGTGCAGCGTGAAGGCATACTGGAATTATTCAATGCTGCCAATTTTCTACGCATTAAGAATCTGGTGAATCAATGTTGGCTTTGCTTGGACGATGATGTGCGCTTCCGTGAGGATACTGCATTCCTACTGTACCTTGAGGCACGCAATTATAGCCTGGAGAGTTTGGAACAATTGATGTTGACACGCATTTGCAAATTTTTCCTAACACTTGTCGCCTCCAAAGAGTACTTAGAGCTGGCGACGAAAGAGATTTGTACGCTTTTGAGCTCCAACACAATTGGTGTGAATTCGGAAATTGAG atCTTCATGTCGGTGGTGCGTTGGCTGAACTATAATTGGGAAGAACGTGAGCCGGACATGTTGCAGGTTGTCAAGTGCGTACGTTTCAGCTTGATGCCACCATGGTTTCTTGTGACACTCAACAAAAATATCGACTGCGTTGAGATCGATCGTATTGCCAGTCATCCGGAGGTGAAACGCATGATCAACGACGGCATATC CTACACCACAACTCAACTATACTATGGTGAAAATCGTGAAGAATTCTTACATTTCCTGGAACGCTATCAGCTGATTGCACCTGTGCAACGTCAGTGGGTGTTCGACAAGGAATGTAGTTATCACCATCGACTCGAATGCCCGAATATGCAGTATGTTACGTACAAATCGTTTTTGGAGTATCTGGAGATGATACATACGATTGGCAAGGACTATTGGCGCTCGCTGGAAATGGCTAAGGGTGTGGAGAAGTCGATGCAGTGTTGCGTACGCTCCGATTGTCGCAAATTGAACGAGCAAAATTTa GCTACGGTTTTCACAATGCAATGTCGCGATCAGGGTGTACAAGTTGAGACCAGCTTAAGACAACGCAAGCCACTGCTACGAG ATCAACGTTGCTTTGGCGACCACATGACCACCATGGTGAATTCCGCGAGTCTCAAAAACCTCAGCAAAATAACCACTAGTCAAGTGCTGCCTTCCACCGCATCCAGTTGCTATGAATTTCCATACAGAATGCAACAAGATCAACACCACCACAAACACCAACGATATCCACAGCGATATGCGCAATTCCAAGAACTCGACCCACAGCCATTTAAGTACAGTTATCAATGCAGCAaccaaatcaacaacaacaataccaatgaGGACAAAGCCATGCCGAATGAGTTGCACGAGATGAATTATGACGTCCACTGCATATTGAATGATGACTGCGAAGCAAACAATGAAGTGCATCATTGTATTGAGGATGGTTGGATGGAAAGGGGCGTGAGTAATACTGCCGAAAGCGCAGTAGACGGTCATAAGACAATGGCGCAGCCGTTGCGTTTGCATACGAAGCGGTCACAAAAGCTAAGCAACAATACCGTTGATACGAAACCGAAGACATTTCTGTCACGCATAGAATGCCGCAATGAACCGCTGATGGGGCAGCAACAGCATGTGACACAAATAATGCAAACACCGCAATTTGGTTTGCCCACAGTCGAGGAAGTGGAGTTTAAAGC CATCAAAGGTCGTAAGATTCTCATATTTGGTGGCATCGATCCGTACTGTCAGCATTGTCAGCATGATAAAGTTAtggcattgcaacaacaacagcagcaacgcaAGCGCACTCAAACTGTGGGTGGCAGTGATGCGGACATTTTGGAGCCGTCGCATTATGCTAACGGTATTGGTGGTTGCAGCGCTTGCGGCGGTCTTAATCCACAGTTCAATCCGATGGATAATTATGGCGATCGTGTGCTGTACTATGATGCTGGCGCCGTGCAATGGAAACATTTGTGTTATCTGCCCTTCGGTTCTCGGCATCATCACGCAGCTGTTGTCTGCAATGGGCTCATCTATATTATAGGTGGCACTAAAACGGCGCTGGGTTGCACCAAGAAGTCG atCTTCGAAAAATCAGTCTGGAGCTTCGATCCGCTGACTCTGAAATGGACTTTTGAGAGCAATTTACCAGAGCTGAGACGCGACTTTGCGGCGATTGTGTCTGATGAGTACTGCGGTGGCGAGGTTGCTTGCGAGCATTGCAAAGGCATAAAGgaacagcaaaagcaaagaaatgtcaaatgtgTTAACGGTTTCTTCGTAATTGGCGGCGAAGGGGTTAATGGTACCGCTTTACGTACTGTGTGGTACTACAATGTGCTACGGAAGACATGGAAGAAG aaAGCCACTTTGCATGTGGGTCGCTACGGCTTGATGGCTGCTATGGTGAATAACGAGATTTGGATTGCTGGCGGCATAATCGAAACCAAAACGAGAGCATCCGACAACTATGAGGGTTTCGTCGCTACTTCAATGCCGACCGCCGATGCCAATATCCAAGGTGCCATGAATGGCGGGGACAGAGCGGACAATGGAGGTAGTGGTGACAGTTTTGCTGTCGAGGCAACAAAAAGTGCAGTCGTCGATGTAATCACCGATACGATGGAGTATTACAGTTTGAAGTGTGCTTACAGCGACGAATACGTTTCGGATGTGCCAATGGCTAAAGTCAATGATGTGAATGGTGATGCTGTCGCAATTGCTGCCACTGCCGCTGCCGCTAGTGATGGCACTCAACCCACTATCGGGCATATGGGTAGAAGCTTTGAGAGTGGACGTTGGATTAAGGCAAAGCAGCGTTTGCGCATACCACG tttatttggaAAATTCTGCAGACCTTCGGACAATGAACTGTATGTTGTCGGTGGTATAGGTTTTGATTCCAATAATATACTAACGTCATTATCCTCTGTTGACCAATATGACTTTGGTGAGGGTCATTGGCATCACTACGGCGATATTAAATTGGCCAG ACATGGCCACGATATTGCTACACTTAATgaccgcattgttgttgttggcggcgTCTCCACCATCGCGAAATGCACGTTGACTAAGGTGGAAACGTTTTGCATGAAAACGCGCAGAAGCTTCAAGGATATGCCGGAGTTGCCGTGGCCATTGTCGGGCTGTGCTGTGCTCGCCTTGGATTGA
- the LOC105208954 gene encoding uncharacterized protein LOC105208954 isoform X2: MDKPLTKSNESSISTTGTTGSPQFSDTLENNVKYMNLNFVDNSESSSQAKDQGIDFQKLPQTFDAAAPKATKPPPSKILPSNIPLPGKFDNQKQKIACTLKEKSLLEMGFKTNEIQGWEDIVQPPKENLYKLLRNMIDNHIKPNVQIRIGGVTFNCHMMVLQCYSDFFMECNNEVLIQLPEEKITPGAFMMVYDWMLAEEPLVQREGILELFNAANFLRIKNLVNQCWLCLDDDVRFREDTAFLLYLEARNYSLESLEQLMLTRICKFFLTLVASKEYLELATKEICTLLSSNTIGVNSEIEIFMSVVRWLNYNWEEREPDMLQVVKCVRFSLMPPWFLVTLNKNIDCVEIDRIASHPEVKRMINDGISYTTTQLYYGENREEFLHFLERYQLIAPVQRQWVFDKECSYHHRLECPNMQYVTYKSFLEYLEMIHTIGKDYWRSLEMAKGVEKSMQCCVRSDCRKLNEQNLATVFTMQCRDQGVQVETSLRQRKPLLRDQRCFGDHMTTMVNSASLKNLSKITTSQVLPSTASSCYEFPYRMQQDQHHHKHQRYPQRYAQFQELDPQPFKYSYQCSNQINNNNTNEDKAMPNELHEMNYDVHCILNDDCEANNEVHHCIEDGWMERGVSNTAESAVDGHKTMAQPLRLHTKRSQKLSNNTVDTKPKTFLSRIECRNEPLMGQQQHVTQIMQTPQFGLPTVEEVEFKAIKGRKILIFGGIDPYCQHCQHDKVMALQQQQQQRKRTQTVGGSDADILEPSHYANGIGGCSACGGLNPQFNPMDNYGDRVLYYDAGAVQWKHLCYLPFGSRHHHAAVVCNGLIYIIGGTKTALGCTKKSIFEKSVWSFDPLTLKWTFESNLPELRRDFAAIVSDEYCGGEVACEHCKGIKEQQKQRNVKCVNGFFVIGGEGVNGTALRTVWYYNVLRKTWKKKATLHVGRYGLMAAMVNNEIWIAGGIIETKTRASDNYEGFVATSMPTADANIQGAMNGGDRADNGGSGDSFAVEATKSAVVDVITDTMEYYSLKCAYSDEYVSDVPMAKVNDVNGDAVAIAATAAAASDGTQPTIGHMGRSFESGRWIKAKQRLRIPRLFGKFCRPSDNELYVVGGIGFDSNNILTSLSSVDQYDFGEGHWHHYGDIKLARHGHDIATLNDRIVVVGGVSTIAKCTLTKVETFCMKTRRSFKDMPELPWPLSGCAVLALD, translated from the exons ATGGATAAGCCGCTGACTAAG AGCAATGAGTCGAGCATTTCAACCACCGGTACCACGGGTTCACCACAGTTTTCCGACACTTTAGAGAACAATGTCAAGTACATGAA TTTAAATTTCGTCGACAATTCAGAGTCCTCCAGTCAAGCCAAAGACCAGGGCATTGATTTTCAAAAGCTTCCAC AAACCTTCGATGCTGCTGCGCCCAAAGCCACAAAACCACCACCCAGTAAGATACTACCGTCCAATATACCGTTACCGGGCAAGTTTGACaatcaaaaacagaaaattgcCTGCACGCTGAAGGAGAAATCGCTACTCGAAATGGGTTTCAAAACCAATGAGATACAGGGTTGGGAAGATATTGTACAGCCGCCCAAAGAGAATCTCTACAAACTGTTACGCAACATGATTGACAACCACATCAAACCGAATGTGCAGATACGCATCGGTGGCGTGACCTTCAACTGTCACATGATGGTGCTGCAGTGCTACTCGGACTTCTTCATGGAATGCAACAACGAGGTGCTAATACAATTGCCCGAAGAAAAGATAACACCGGGCGCCTTTATGATGGTCTACGACTGGATGTTGGCCGAGGAACCGTTGGTGCAGCGTGAAGGCATACTGGAATTATTCAATGCTGCCAATTTTCTACGCATTAAGAATCTGGTGAATCAATGTTGGCTTTGCTTGGACGATGATGTGCGCTTCCGTGAGGATACTGCATTCCTACTGTACCTTGAGGCACGCAATTATAGCCTGGAGAGTTTGGAACAATTGATGTTGACACGCATTTGCAAATTTTTCCTAACACTTGTCGCCTCCAAAGAGTACTTAGAGCTGGCGACGAAAGAGATTTGTACGCTTTTGAGCTCCAACACAATTGGTGTGAATTCGGAAATTGAG atCTTCATGTCGGTGGTGCGTTGGCTGAACTATAATTGGGAAGAACGTGAGCCGGACATGTTGCAGGTTGTCAAGTGCGTACGTTTCAGCTTGATGCCACCATGGTTTCTTGTGACACTCAACAAAAATATCGACTGCGTTGAGATCGATCGTATTGCCAGTCATCCGGAGGTGAAACGCATGATCAACGACGGCATATC CTACACCACAACTCAACTATACTATGGTGAAAATCGTGAAGAATTCTTACATTTCCTGGAACGCTATCAGCTGATTGCACCTGTGCAACGTCAGTGGGTGTTCGACAAGGAATGTAGTTATCACCATCGACTCGAATGCCCGAATATGCAGTATGTTACGTACAAATCGTTTTTGGAGTATCTGGAGATGATACATACGATTGGCAAGGACTATTGGCGCTCGCTGGAAATGGCTAAGGGTGTGGAGAAGTCGATGCAGTGTTGCGTACGCTCCGATTGTCGCAAATTGAACGAGCAAAATTTa GCTACGGTTTTCACAATGCAATGTCGCGATCAGGGTGTACAAGTTGAGACCAGCTTAAGACAACGCAAGCCACTGCTACGAG ATCAACGTTGCTTTGGCGACCACATGACCACCATGGTGAATTCCGCGAGTCTCAAAAACCTCAGCAAAATAACCACTAGTCAAGTGCTGCCTTCCACCGCATCCAGTTGCTATGAATTTCCATACAGAATGCAACAAGATCAACACCACCACAAACACCAACGATATCCACAGCGATATGCGCAATTCCAAGAACTCGACCCACAGCCATTTAAGTACAGTTATCAATGCAGCAaccaaatcaacaacaacaataccaatgaGGACAAAGCCATGCCGAATGAGTTGCACGAGATGAATTATGACGTCCACTGCATATTGAATGATGACTGCGAAGCAAACAATGAAGTGCATCATTGTATTGAGGATGGTTGGATGGAAAGGGGCGTGAGTAATACTGCCGAAAGCGCAGTAGACGGTCATAAGACAATGGCGCAGCCGTTGCGTTTGCATACGAAGCGGTCACAAAAGCTAAGCAACAATACCGTTGATACGAAACCGAAGACATTTCTGTCACGCATAGAATGCCGCAATGAACCGCTGATGGGGCAGCAACAGCATGTGACACAAATAATGCAAACACCGCAATTTGGTTTGCCCACAGTCGAGGAAGTGGAGTTTAAAGC CATCAAAGGTCGTAAGATTCTCATATTTGGTGGCATCGATCCGTACTGTCAGCATTGTCAGCATGATAAAGTTAtggcattgcaacaacaacagcagcaacgcaAGCGCACTCAAACTGTGGGTGGCAGTGATGCGGACATTTTGGAGCCGTCGCATTATGCTAACGGTATTGGTGGTTGCAGCGCTTGCGGCGGTCTTAATCCACAGTTCAATCCGATGGATAATTATGGCGATCGTGTGCTGTACTATGATGCTGGCGCCGTGCAATGGAAACATTTGTGTTATCTGCCCTTCGGTTCTCGGCATCATCACGCAGCTGTTGTCTGCAATGGGCTCATCTATATTATAGGTGGCACTAAAACGGCGCTGGGTTGCACCAAGAAGTCG atCTTCGAAAAATCAGTCTGGAGCTTCGATCCGCTGACTCTGAAATGGACTTTTGAGAGCAATTTACCAGAGCTGAGACGCGACTTTGCGGCGATTGTGTCTGATGAGTACTGCGGTGGCGAGGTTGCTTGCGAGCATTGCAAAGGCATAAAGgaacagcaaaagcaaagaaatgtcaaatgtgTTAACGGTTTCTTCGTAATTGGCGGCGAAGGGGTTAATGGTACCGCTTTACGTACTGTGTGGTACTACAATGTGCTACGGAAGACATGGAAGAAG aaAGCCACTTTGCATGTGGGTCGCTACGGCTTGATGGCTGCTATGGTGAATAACGAGATTTGGATTGCTGGCGGCATAATCGAAACCAAAACGAGAGCATCCGACAACTATGAGGGTTTCGTCGCTACTTCAATGCCGACCGCCGATGCCAATATCCAAGGTGCCATGAATGGCGGGGACAGAGCGGACAATGGAGGTAGTGGTGACAGTTTTGCTGTCGAGGCAACAAAAAGTGCAGTCGTCGATGTAATCACCGATACGATGGAGTATTACAGTTTGAAGTGTGCTTACAGCGACGAATACGTTTCGGATGTGCCAATGGCTAAAGTCAATGATGTGAATGGTGATGCTGTCGCAATTGCTGCCACTGCCGCTGCCGCTAGTGATGGCACTCAACCCACTATCGGGCATATGGGTAGAAGCTTTGAGAGTGGACGTTGGATTAAGGCAAAGCAGCGTTTGCGCATACCACG tttatttggaAAATTCTGCAGACCTTCGGACAATGAACTGTATGTTGTCGGTGGTATAGGTTTTGATTCCAATAATATACTAACGTCATTATCCTCTGTTGACCAATATGACTTTGGTGAGGGTCATTGGCATCACTACGGCGATATTAAATTGGCCAG ACATGGCCACGATATTGCTACACTTAATgaccgcattgttgttgttggcggcgTCTCCACCATCGCGAAATGCACGTTGACTAAGGTGGAAACGTTTTGCATGAAAACGCGCAGAAGCTTCAAGGATATGCCGGAGTTGCCGTGGCCATTGTCGGGCTGTGCTGTGCTCGCCTTGGATTGA
- the LOC105208823 gene encoding neuferricin homolog, with protein sequence MFEFVKHLFKLQFLLIVIAIFTGVYYNQIINWIVVNYAESPSESIAIKFENPNDEPALSERLFTRDDLAQFNGENDAPLYLAIIGTVFDVTKGVKHYGPGCAYNFFVGRDASVSFINGQFEKFDEEKADDVISLRPSDLISLENWQQFYRKDYVYKGKLIGRFYDANGEPTTYNHKYMMLLEQAKAAKAQAEQLREIYPDCNIEWSVERGSHVWCTTTSGGKQREWLGYPRQLFEIGASNFRCACVQEKDLDTTEVMLKEYDDCAPHSHECYYKVD encoded by the coding sequence ATGTTCGAGTTTGTAAAACAtctttttaaattacaattccTGCTAATAGTGATAGCTATTTTTACCGGTGTTTATTACAATCAAATTATTAACTGGATTGTGGTCAATTATGCGGAATCGCCCAGTGAAAGTATAGcaattaaattcgaaaatccCAACGATGAGCCAGCGTTATCGGAGCGGCTTTTCACGCGTGATGATTTGGCACAATTCAATGGTGAAAATGACGCACCATTATATTTGGCCATCATTGGTACGGTATTCGACGTAACTAAAGGTGTCAAACATTACGGGCCAGGATGCGCGTATAATTTCTTTGTTGGACGCGATGCTTCAGTGTCATTCATAAATGGTCAATTCGAGAAATTTGACGAAGAGAAAGCCGATGACGTTATCTCATTAAGACCCAGTGATcttattagtttagaaaattGGCAACAATTTTACCGGAAAGATTATGTTTATAAGGGTAAACTAATTGGTCGCTTCTATGATGCCAATGGCGAACCAACAACTTACAATCACAAATACATGATGCTTTTGGAACAAGCGAAAGCCGCTAAAGCGCAAGCCGAACAATTGCGTGAAATCTATCCAGATTGCAATATTGAATGGTCTGTAGAGCGGGGCTCACATGTATGGTGTACCACAACTAGCGGTGGCAAGCAGCGTGAATGGTTGGGTTATCCACGACAGTTGTTCGAAATTGGTGCTAGCAACTTCCGTTGCGCTTGTGTGCAAGAAAAAGACTTGGACACCACTGAGGTGATGCTGAAGGAGTATGATGATTGTGCGCCACATTCACATGAGTGTTACTATAAGGTggattag
- the LOC128919788 gene encoding transcription factor grauzone-like, protein MLCRLCISDCEHNSLELFDSGGTNTTIYNVVAKYFEKEINMDEVKSEFDAENEQRTTQFNSQVICANCWRHIDDFHQWQKELVILKDERLKLLQQPYQRELVESVKLEMEMDVNNLNIYAESFADDTCDNDDYFNEDTEDPVAICEAKLTTSSKKLPAVADVENVENDDNDSLYDDMPLLNRKNLKKPKTNATTKKKAGRRKKVKRVVKKTSEVETDLDSNENEDKHDANSAERNKEKSSKTKEFDAFIAQHFKEQLPCELCGHLSADFTELRTHFRDVHNSNKGYVLCCKHKYSQRFHFVEHLQVHLNPQKFQCAECGKCSANGRSLVAHMNSMHKPESLERRFECEICHKKFAKLPILKTHMETHAEGNPDHVCKECGKGFILESRLNIHIRNVHSTAYHSVCDQCGKSFRGRYALKYHLLEHDGAGKQLWPCDQCDAKLHSKFSLKRHKRITHHDGSTVYVCGECGKVALTEDALKSHKRYVHQRERIHKCTVCDKAFKASKVLKEHMTTHTGEDLYQCPHCPRTFKVNANMHHHRKRKHPKEWEENRRHRPMSFKHMDLSAISNEVVL, encoded by the exons ATGTTATGCCGTTTGTGCATTAGTGATTGCGAACACAATTCTTTAGAATTATTCGATTCTGGTGGAACAAACACAACAATTTACAATGTTGTCGCGAAGTATTTCGAAAAGGAA ATAAATATGGACGAAGTAAAATCAGAATTTGATGCAGAAAATGAACAGAGAACTACACAGTTTAACTCACAGGTGATTTGTGCGAACTGCTGGCGGCACATAGATGATTTCCATCAATGGCAGAAGGAGTTGGTGATACTAAAAGATGAACGTTTAAAACTACTGCAGCAACCGTATCAAAGGGAGCTAGTAGAGAGTGTTAAACTAGAAATGGAAATGGATGTAAacaacttaaatatatatgcagAATCATTTGCGGACGATACATGTGATAACGATGACTACTTCAATGAGGACACTGAAGATCCAGTAGCTATCTGCGAAGCCAAACTTACAACGTCGTCGAAGAAATTGCCTGCTGTTGCAGATGTAGAAAACGTTGAAAATGACGATAATGACAGTCTCTATGACGATATGCCATTATTGAACAGAAAGAATTTAAAGAAACCTAAAACAAACGCAACTACTAAAAAAAAGGCTGGAAGgcggaaaaaagtgaaaagagtCGTAAAGAAAACTTCAGAAGTAGAAACTGATTTGGATTCCAATGAGAATGAGGATAAGCATGATGCTAATAGTGCTgagagaaataaagaaaaaagttcGAAAACCAAGGAGTTTGATGCCTTTATTGCGCAGCACTTCAAAGAGCAATTACCATGTGAATTATGTGGTCATTTATCCGCCGACTTTACTGAACTGCGTACACACTTTCGCGATGTGCACAACAGCAATAAAGGATATGTATTATGCTGCAAACACAAATATAGTCAACGGTTTCACTTTGTTGAACATTTGCAAGTGCATTTGAATCCACAAAAGTTCCAATGCGCCGAATGTGGTAAATGCAGTGCGAATGGTCGTAGTCTGGTGGCGCATATGAATTCTATGCATAAGCCAGAGTCGTTAGAGCGGCGTTTCGAATGTGAAATTTGCCATAAGAAATTCGCGAAATTACCAATTCTAAAAACACATATGGAGACACATGCGGAGGGTAATCCCGATCATGTGTGCAAGGAATGTGGGAAggg ctTTATTTTAGAAAGCCGCCTTAATATTCATATACGCAATGTGCACAGCACAGCTTATCACAGTGTTTGTGACCAGTGCGGTAAATCTTTCCGTGGACGGTACGCACTAAAATATCATCTGCTGGAACATGATGGTGCTGGCAAACAACTCTGGCCTTGCGACCAATGTGATGCTAAATTACATTCCAAATTTAGTTTGAAACGTCATAAACGTATAACACATCATGATGGTTCCACCGTCTACGTGTGTGGCGAATGTGGAAAAGTAGCTTTAACCGAGGATGCTCTCAAGTCACACAAACGTTACGTACATCAAAGGGAGCGTATCCACAAATGTACTGTGTGTGATAAAGCCTTTAAAGCCTCAAAAGTGTTAAAA GAACATATGACTACGCATACAGGCGAGGACTTGTATCAATGTCCGCATTGCCCACGCACATTTAAAGTGAATGCCAATATGCATCATCATCGGAAAAGAAAGCATCCAAAGGAATGGGAGGAAAATCGTAGACACCGGCCCATGTCTTTTAAGCATATGGATCTTAGCGCTATTTCGAATGAGGTGGTGCTGTAA
- the LOC105208822 gene encoding 60S ribosomal protein L30 isoform X1, with protein MVAVKKQKKALESTNARLALVMKSGKYCLGYKQALKTLRQGKAKLVLIASNTPALRKSEIEYYAMLAKTEVQHYSGTNIELGTACGKYFRVCTMSITDPGDSDIIRSLPDN; from the exons ATGGTTGCCGTAAAGAAAcag AAAAAGGCTTTGGAAAGCACCAATGCCCGTTTGGCTTTGGTGATGAAATCCGGCAAATATTGCTTGGGTTACAAACAAGCTTTGAAGACCTTACGTCAAGGCAAAGCAAAATTGGTGTTGATTGCCAGCAATACCCCAGCGTTGAG GAAATCGGAGATTGAATACTACGCTATGTTGGCCAAGACCGAAGTGCAACATTACAGTGGCACCAACATCGAATTGGGTACCGCTTGCGGTAAATACTTCCGTGTGTGCACAATGTCCATCACCGACCCTGGTGATTCGGACATCATCCGCTCGTTGCCAGACAACTAA
- the LOC105208821 gene encoding UPF0488 protein CG14286, which produces MSKIKKPKSFQKPPPLVAPRRETPENEAQIELELCWCVQQLENALNSGKLSQKIADDTVKNIKVLKSSTAPLVKKRQVMKAALGDYRAKMKEEEKKMALAAKQIKFTQTIEANKKSSFLKKAAIVQTGKEFRFNFPTPNSTDVTESADNVTSTDIKNEPTPVIGKDLNLTGGGFKFNFIVDENNDDLNLSGLSIKS; this is translated from the exons atgagTAAAATAAAGAAGCCAAAGTCTTTCCAAAAGCCACCTCCATTAGTAGCGCCCCGACGTGAAACTCCGGAAAATGAAGCACAAATTGAATTGGAACTTTGTTGGTGTGTTCAACAGTTGGAGAATGCGCTTAATTCAGGAAAGCTGTCGCAAAAAATTG CCGATGACACTGTCAAGAATATAAAGGTGCTTAAAAGTTCGACTGCGCCGCTTGTTAAAAAGCGCCAGGTAATGAAGGCCGCTTTGGGAGATTATCGCGCTAAAATGAAGGAAGAGGAAAAGAAGATGGCTCTTG CGGccaaacaaatcaaatttaCACAAACCATTGAAGCGAATAAAAAGTCAAGCTTCCTCAAAAAAGCTGCTATTGTGCAAACGGGGAAAGAGTTCCGCTTCAATTTTCCAACTCCAAACAGTACGGACGTAACAGAATCAGCGGATAACGTTACGAGCACGGATATTAAGAATGAACCTACTCCAGTCATTGGCAAAGACCTCAATTTAACAGGCGGTggtttcaaattcaattttattgtagACGAAAATAACGatgatttaaatttaagtgGACTGTCCATTAAAAGCTAA